A portion of the Myripristis murdjan chromosome 13, fMyrMur1.1, whole genome shotgun sequence genome contains these proteins:
- the LOC115370518 gene encoding F-box/WD repeat-containing protein 10-like, giving the protein MENHCVGESPFFAKTRGVLVPVKDNESHTQHYPGNLDGKLAQDFRCNLAREREQDKTKDQKEQDIPFQDVYANIQTKTVQMTERNAFGGTYHTTVLLKKDDDYRVVGYSGGELVAVGSRERVVRLMDVSSSKEVGPLIRGHAGSIRALLLCEERNLLITASYDLSIRCWNLKTGASMMVLRGHMDTINCLDLHANTLVSGANDCKVKVWDLATGKCFENLRFKHHSPVWCVKTDATLLLSSCAKGLVKMWDTKTASLLKVINAHQSAVKCLFFDSYHIVTGDSDGKVMAWSTNVNVKGCLMTFHHPREVRSVMLSDLCVITGCMDERIRIFSFLRGHCVTAINVESPILSIHIDKNRMMVNTRASVLLYQFDLLANWDTSLTNEPTSQEEKGQTGTPKFNHMAQAGPSILKVCCRKVKKPKKRANTPHHVGPLSAITALPAQAGKYYVTTKVEMTHSDRAVQERLLKNKALPPEASLLKSFSQAPQPPATQDKHLKQPLFGSIKKKSETPKLPALQDKYSMTPASLLQKQCYKTQEFPSMNEKLSAAQQVLSENTKSHVPLLSKSVDLNLRPSLINRGVLSTSHPSTLMQLAARDNYKNYPACSTGKLLPFRKVGPLTTTAMVEPQAPERMFMKALCKHPGRHVRFAMPSPPAAQDSDTEILREQTDFWLLTDTQLKEYVRVLSSSSSDRQDKRSKTAENRQRIRRMKLKGLLTGDYTKKDQVCTPEWGHDTYI; this is encoded by the exons ATGGAG AATCACTGTGTTGGAGAAAGTCCATTCTTTGCCAAAACTCGAGGGGTCCTAGTACCTGTGAAAGACAATGAGAGTCACACACAGCATTATCCAGGTAATTTGGACGGAAAACTGGCTCAGGATTTCAGATGCAATTTAGCCAGAGAAAGGGAACAGGACAAGACTAAAGATCAAAAG GAGCAGGACATACCATTTCAGGATGTTTATGCGAACATCCAAACCAAGACCGTACAAATGACTGAACGCAATGCCTTCGGGGGAACATATCACACCACAGTGCTGCTGAAGAA AGATGATGACTATCGAGTGGTGGGCTACAGCGGGGGCGAGTTAGTGGCTGTCGGctccagagagagagtggtgcGTTTGATGGACGTCTCCAGCTCCAAGGAAGTGGGTCCCCTGATCCGAGGGCACGCTGGCAGCATCCGGGCTCTGCTTCTCTGCGAAGAGAGAAACCTGCTGATCACTGCCAGCTATGATCTCAGCATCAG GTGTTGGAATTTGAAAACAGGAGCATCCATGATGGTGCTGCGTGGCCACATGGACACAATTAACTGCCTGGACTTGCATGCCAACACACTTGTCTCAGGAGCTAATGACTGTAAAGTCAAAG TATGGGATCTTGCAACAGGGAAGTGCTTTGAAAATCTGAGGTTCAAACATCACAGCCCAGTCTGGTGTGTTAAAACTGACGCAACACTGTTACTGAGCAGCTGTGCCAAAGGCCTGGTCAAGATGTGGGACACCAAGACTGCTTCGTTGCTGAAA GTTATTAATGCCCACCAGAGTGCAGTGAAGTGCCTGTTCTTTGATAGCTATCATATTGTGACAGGGGACTCTGATGGCAAGGTCATGGCATGGAGCACCAACGTTAACGTCAAAGGCTGCCTAATGACCTTCCACCACCCAAG GGAGGTGCGCTCAGTGATGCTCAGTGACCTCTGTGTGATCACTGGCTGTATGGATGAAAGGATCCGCATCTTCAGCTTCCTCAGAGGTCACTGTGTGACAGCTATCAATGTAGAAAGTCCCATCTTGTCCATTCACATTGATAAAAACAG GATGATGGTGAACACTCGAGCCAGTGTCCTGCTCTACCAGTTTGACTTGCTTGCAAACTGGGACACCTCTCTGACCAACGAGCCTACATCCCAGGAGGAGAAAGGCCAAACTGGAACACCAAAGTTTAACCACATGGCACAGGCAGGTCCATCCATCCTAAAGGTCTGCTGCAGAAAAGTTAAGAAACCAAAGAAGAGAGCAAATACGCCCCATCATGTTGGCCCCTTGTCAGCCATCACTGCATTGCCAGCCCAAG CTGGAAAATACTATGTGACCACCAAGGTAGAGAtgacacacagtgacagagcaGTGCAGGAGCGACTGTTGAAGAATAAGGCTCTGCCACCTGAAGCCTCTCTCCTCAAGAGTTTCTCTCAGGCTCCTCAACCTCCAGCTACCCAGGACAAGCACCTAAAGCAGCCACTGTTTGGTTCCATAAAGAAAAAGTCAGAGACCCCAAAACTTCCAGCCCTCCAAGACAAATATTCAATGACCCCTGCCTCTTTACTGCAAAAGCAGTGCTACAAGACACAGGAGTTTCCATCAATGAATGAAAAGCtctcagcagctcagcaggtCCTCTCTGAAAATACCAAGTCCCATGTACCACTTTTGTCCAAATCTGTGGATCTCAACTTGAGACCATCCCTCATTAACAGAGGTGTACTTTCCACCAGTCACCCGTCTACTTTGATGCAGCTTGCAGCCAGGGATAACTACAAAAATTACCCAGCCTGTTCCACGGGAAAACTACTGCCATTTCGGAAAGTAGGCCCATTAACCACAACTGCTATGGTGGAACCACAGGCACCTGAACGCATGTTCATGAAAGCATTATGTAAGCACCCAGGGCGGCATGTGCGCTTTGCCATGCCCAGTCCACCTGCAGCCCAGGACAGTGACACGGAAATACTCAGGGAACAAACAGACTTCTGGctcctgacagacacacagctgaaGGAATATGTCAGAGTTTTGAGTAGCAGCAGCTCCGACAGACAGGACAAGAGATCTAAGACAGCAGAAAATAGACAACGGATCAGGAGGATGAAGCTCAAAGGTTTGCTGACTGGTGATTACACCAAAAAGGACCAGGTGTGTACTCCTGAATGGGGACATGACACCTACATCTGA